A window of Thermococcus aggregans contains these coding sequences:
- a CDS encoding NADH-quinone oxidoreductase subunit K — MNPYYFASIALILIGLYAVLTKRNVLKILVGLSIMETGVNLLLISVGYVSGRSAPILSEGITPDRAVDPIPQALVLTAIVIGVATTAMALSVVINLYERYKTLNVEEIRRLRG; from the coding sequence ATGAACCCGTACTACTTTGCTTCAATCGCTTTAATCCTTATTGGGCTTTATGCCGTACTAACAAAAAGGAACGTCCTCAAGATACTGGTTGGTCTCAGCATAATGGAGACGGGAGTTAACTTACTGCTCATCAGCGTTGGTTATGTGAGCGGCAGAAGTGCGCCCATACTTAGCGAGGGGATAACTCCGGATAGGGCAGTTGACCCAATTCCTCAGGCGTTGGTGCTTACAGCTATTGTTATTGGCGTTGCAACAACTGCAATGGCCTTAAGCGTTGTTATAAACCTCTATGAGAGGTACAAAACCCTTAACGTAGAAGAGATAAGGAGGTTGAGGGGATGA
- a CDS encoding proton-conducting transporter transmembrane domain-containing protein translates to MSQYASLLIALPLFGAFFIPILKRTSKNAVMPFLVLVTLIQTGIAAWVFNEVYTTGKPIIVLAGGFKPPVGINLYIGHFAALFVLVIALASFLMAVFSLRAVSIEPKDKYAMLFLLLMLGATGMISTGDIFNLFVFMEITAISAYALTAYNKTGEASEAALKYIVLGGIGSSFFLVGVALIYGSLGTLNMAHIAELAHLVNPTVAKAGLALLIFGLAVEAEQFPLNAWAPDAYQEAPHPVTAMFSAFVVKASLYAMGRVIYILSAVEGWDSILRLLIILGTLTVIIGEMSALRQSNVKRMFAYSSIAQVGLIAVGLALGTQAGLSASVFHMFNHAIVKALMFLAVGYVALELGGAEISKFEGLGKKMPITAFAITVGAVSIIGIPLFNVFWSKVQLILAALNAQYTWVVALILGASLVEATYYIRLIHAMWFKGEGEKVKESNVLALVMLLLVALIIVIGIYPEPFWNAMQKAGSDIFDVAQYVKNVPLLGVNP, encoded by the coding sequence ATGAGTCAGTACGCTTCACTCCTCATCGCGTTACCGTTGTTTGGTGCATTCTTCATCCCAATACTCAAGAGAACAAGCAAGAATGCAGTAATGCCTTTCTTGGTCTTGGTAACATTAATCCAGACTGGAATCGCGGCGTGGGTATTTAATGAAGTTTACACAACTGGGAAGCCCATAATAGTCCTAGCTGGCGGATTTAAGCCACCAGTGGGAATCAACCTATACATCGGACACTTTGCGGCGCTGTTTGTCCTGGTTATCGCACTTGCCAGCTTTCTAATGGCGGTCTTTAGTCTTAGAGCAGTTAGCATTGAACCAAAGGACAAATATGCAATGCTGTTTCTCCTTCTAATGCTCGGTGCAACCGGCATGATTTCCACTGGAGACATCTTCAACCTCTTCGTCTTTATGGAGATTACCGCAATTAGTGCTTACGCATTGACTGCCTACAACAAAACCGGAGAGGCAAGCGAAGCGGCACTCAAATACATTGTCCTTGGAGGAATTGGCTCAAGCTTTTTCCTTGTTGGTGTGGCCTTGATCTACGGAAGCCTTGGAACACTCAACATGGCTCACATCGCAGAGCTGGCACATTTAGTTAATCCAACCGTTGCAAAAGCTGGGTTGGCTTTGCTTATCTTTGGACTGGCAGTTGAAGCAGAGCAGTTCCCACTTAACGCTTGGGCGCCCGATGCATATCAAGAAGCCCCTCATCCGGTAACGGCAATGTTTTCCGCCTTCGTGGTTAAGGCATCTCTCTATGCCATGGGCAGAGTGATTTACATTTTAAGTGCTGTTGAAGGATGGGACTCAATCCTAAGGCTGCTGATAATTTTGGGAACTCTTACCGTTATAATAGGCGAGATGAGCGCTTTAAGACAGAGCAACGTTAAGAGGATGTTTGCTTATTCCAGCATAGCTCAGGTAGGACTGATTGCCGTGGGTTTAGCCCTTGGAACTCAAGCCGGCTTAAGTGCAAGCGTATTCCACATGTTCAACCACGCAATAGTTAAAGCTCTCATGTTCTTGGCAGTTGGCTACGTTGCATTAGAGCTTGGAGGAGCAGAGATTAGCAAATTTGAGGGCTTGGGAAAGAAGATGCCAATTACCGCGTTTGCCATAACCGTAGGTGCAGTAAGCATCATAGGAATTCCGCTCTTCAACGTCTTCTGGAGCAAAGTGCAGCTTATTCTGGCAGCGTTAAACGCTCAGTACACTTGGGTGGTAGCGTTGATCCTAGGCGCAAGTCTCGTGGAGGCTACCTATTACATAAGGCTGATACATGCAATGTGGTTCAAAGGAGAGGGAGAAAAGGTGAAAGAGAGCAACGTGCTCGCACTGGTGATGCTCTTACTGGTTGCTTTGATAATAGTCATCGGAATCTATCCAGAACCCTTCTGGAATGCTATGCAAAAGGCTGGAAGCGACATCTTTGACGTTGCCCAATACGTTAAGAACGTTCCTCTACTGGGGGTGAACCCATGA
- a CDS encoding proton-conducting transporter transmembrane domain-containing protein, with translation MNELALIVFTPLIAGAFAWLIDVKGIREIVGVLGAAVPLGYTALLYQKTGEGLSFVLNLGVFKLTFALNTLNWFFLGIGALVGFAAILALVSTGRDSYEWLFALMSLSGVLGVFLANDLMAFFIFWEIMTFASFMMVLHYNKAASLKYFLLSVFGAYAMLIALGIIYAKLGTFDFAQIQQAMYKEAYATAFGADTLFSKGESALIYLLFLIAFGVKAGMFPLHVWAPDAYSETNQSYAAMFSGVLSKAGVYGFVLLYILMGTRLAIEFGGFRSTTKFGYIIAFLGGLTIIVGGLLAALQEDIRKLFAYSSISQLGYILVGIGVGTALSMQAALFHALSHALFKGLFFLIVATIVYRTDKTTFADMGGLAEKMPFTFAMAFVAILSLAGIPPLVGFASKWVLFEAVISQNLPILGGMVFFGSAIGFVYLIRFTYAVWFGQRPSELENTKDAPLPMATAMAILALFNVVLGIAPGLVARELNKIFGKEVIGGNLFVLDLGFGRYNALAILIYLVVGIVIAGIIYFMGAKVRKVPVTDTYQSGNPVTMEYNLTIRRNFFLPLKETLAFWLRISFDKLYQDIGAWVEDLAEVLRNYVYNGNVQSYAWYLAVVLLILALWGV, from the coding sequence ATGAACGAATTAGCATTAATTGTGTTTACTCCTCTAATAGCCGGCGCATTTGCATGGCTTATTGATGTTAAGGGAATCAGAGAGATCGTTGGCGTTTTGGGTGCCGCAGTGCCACTTGGATACACCGCTTTGCTCTACCAAAAAACGGGTGAGGGCCTTAGCTTTGTCCTCAACCTGGGAGTCTTCAAGCTAACCTTTGCCCTGAACACGTTAAATTGGTTCTTCCTCGGAATAGGAGCTTTGGTGGGATTTGCAGCAATTTTGGCGTTAGTATCTACAGGTAGAGACAGCTACGAGTGGCTGTTTGCGTTAATGAGCCTCAGCGGCGTACTTGGTGTTTTCCTTGCAAACGACTTAATGGCGTTCTTTATCTTCTGGGAGATAATGACATTTGCGAGCTTCATGATGGTTCTACACTACAACAAGGCAGCGTCGCTCAAGTACTTCCTGCTGAGCGTCTTTGGAGCCTATGCAATGCTTATCGCACTGGGAATTATTTACGCAAAACTTGGTACCTTTGACTTTGCCCAGATACAGCAGGCGATGTACAAGGAAGCCTATGCGACAGCTTTCGGAGCCGATACCCTTTTCAGCAAGGGTGAAAGTGCTCTCATATACCTGCTCTTCCTCATAGCGTTTGGAGTTAAAGCCGGAATGTTCCCTCTACACGTATGGGCACCAGATGCATATTCAGAAACCAATCAGAGCTATGCCGCAATGTTCAGCGGAGTTCTAAGCAAGGCTGGAGTTTATGGTTTCGTACTGCTGTACATCCTTATGGGCACTAGATTAGCAATTGAATTTGGAGGATTTAGAAGCACAACAAAATTCGGCTACATAATAGCGTTCCTTGGAGGCCTAACGATAATTGTGGGTGGTCTCTTAGCGGCTCTCCAAGAAGATATAAGAAAGCTCTTTGCTTACTCAAGTATAAGCCAGCTTGGCTACATCTTAGTGGGTATAGGAGTGGGAACGGCTTTAAGCATGCAAGCCGCTCTCTTCCACGCATTAAGCCACGCACTTTTCAAGGGGTTGTTCTTTCTCATAGTTGCCACGATAGTCTACAGGACGGACAAGACAACCTTCGCCGATATGGGAGGCTTGGCGGAAAAGATGCCCTTCACCTTCGCAATGGCCTTCGTGGCAATCCTCAGCTTAGCGGGAATACCACCATTGGTTGGCTTCGCTAGCAAGTGGGTTCTCTTTGAAGCGGTCATAAGCCAGAACCTCCCGATACTTGGAGGTATGGTGTTCTTCGGAAGCGCCATAGGTTTTGTCTACCTCATTAGGTTCACCTACGCAGTATGGTTCGGACAGAGGCCGAGTGAGCTAGAGAACACAAAGGATGCCCCACTGCCAATGGCGACAGCAATGGCAATTTTGGCACTGTTTAACGTCGTCTTGGGCATAGCTCCAGGATTAGTCGCTAGGGAGCTTAACAAGATATTTGGAAAGGAAGTTATCGGCGGAAACCTCTTTGTGCTTGACTTAGGCTTTGGAAGGTACAACGCGCTGGCAATACTCATCTACCTCGTAGTGGGCATTGTAATAGCCGGAATAATCTACTTTATGGGTGCAAAGGTCAGAAAAGTGCCTGTTACAGACACTTACCAGTCGGGTAACCCTGTTACAATGGAGTACAACTTAACGATAAGGAGGAACTTCTTCCTGCCACTTAAAGAGACCCTCGCCTTCTGGCTCAGAATAAGCTTCGACAAGCTCTATCAAGACATAGGAGCTTGGGTCGAGGATTTAGCAGAAGTTTTGAGAAACTACGTCTACAATGGGAATGTTCAGAGCTACGCGTGGTATCTGGCAGTAGTCTTACTAATCCTTGCATTATGGGGGGTGTGA
- a CDS encoding respiratory chain complex I subunit 1 family protein: MIETALKAFLILIYATFVGFMFMGIIRIVTARIHRRVGPPVYQPILDTIKLLSKKSNITHGLIYDFGVIYALGATILALVFIPLGSISVLRAYGDLVLITFLLEIPMLGMMFAAMSSGNPYAGIGAQRALLTMLAIQVPLGFAIVALAEFYGTFSTYEIVMAQQTMGWSIFHLPLLLAAIAYDIVLQAMFGKEPFDIMIAPGEISLGPMVEFGGKHMGILQIQHAIALFAETLFFSNIFLGGAAVTAFASPILNTLASLVILLIKQIAVLLVATFMAAIFPRFTIDQAAKFYWKWPTIIAALGAILASL, from the coding sequence ATGATTGAGACTGCTTTGAAGGCTTTCCTAATTTTAATTTATGCAACCTTCGTGGGCTTCATGTTCATGGGAATAATCAGAATAGTCACGGCAAGAATTCACAGGAGGGTTGGACCTCCGGTTTACCAGCCCATCCTCGATACCATAAAGCTCCTTTCAAAGAAGAGCAACATAACCCACGGTTTAATTTATGACTTTGGAGTAATCTACGCCCTAGGAGCGACTATACTGGCCCTTGTGTTCATTCCTCTCGGAAGTATCAGTGTGCTCAGAGCTTACGGTGATCTCGTCCTCATCACCTTCCTCCTTGAGATACCAATGCTCGGCATGATGTTTGCCGCAATGAGCTCTGGAAATCCTTACGCGGGCATAGGTGCCCAGCGTGCACTGCTCACAATGCTCGCCATTCAAGTGCCCCTTGGCTTCGCCATAGTTGCTTTGGCTGAATTTTACGGAACCTTCAGCACCTATGAGATAGTCATGGCACAGCAGACGATGGGATGGAGCATATTCCATCTACCGCTGCTCTTAGCGGCGATAGCCTACGATATTGTCCTGCAGGCAATGTTTGGAAAGGAGCCCTTTGACATAATGATTGCTCCGGGTGAAATTTCTTTGGGACCAATGGTCGAGTTCGGCGGCAAGCACATGGGAATACTCCAGATACAGCACGCCATAGCCCTCTTCGCGGAGACCTTGTTCTTCAGCAACATCTTCCTAGGCGGAGCAGCAGTTACGGCATTTGCAAGTCCAATATTAAACACACTGGCAAGCTTAGTGATACTCCTAATCAAGCAGATAGCAGTGCTCCTCGTGGCCACCTTTATGGCTGCAATATTCCCAAGGTTCACAATAGACCAGGCGGCGAAGTTCTACTGGAAGTGGCCAACAATAATAGCCGCTCTCGGAGCGATATTAGCAAGTTTGTGA
- a CDS encoding NuoB/complex I 20 kDa subunit family protein — protein sequence MVDWRLYEPLINFARKRSMWIVSFCTGCGGIEMPPLATARYDFERFGIMPNPAARMADLFLITGYVTPKTLKRIIITYEMQPDPKYVLAHGSCPLNGGIYWDGYNAIKHLDKYIPVDVAIAGCMPRPEAVMDGIKKMMELIETGKADGWKRYKENYEYYKKNQDELFGEGWREKTARRWIPWLMDKRKEIGGGEE from the coding sequence ATGGTGGACTGGAGATTGTATGAACCGCTCATCAACTTTGCGAGAAAAAGGAGCATGTGGATTGTTTCGTTCTGTACTGGGTGCGGCGGTATAGAGATGCCGCCGCTGGCAACAGCTCGCTATGACTTCGAGCGCTTCGGTATAATGCCTAACCCAGCAGCTAGAATGGCTGATCTCTTCCTTATTACCGGTTACGTTACCCCAAAGACGCTCAAGAGAATTATCATAACCTACGAGATGCAGCCTGATCCGAAGTACGTACTTGCCCACGGCTCTTGTCCGTTAAACGGTGGAATTTATTGGGACGGTTACAATGCTATCAAACACCTCGACAAGTACATACCGGTTGATGTAGCCATAGCCGGTTGCATGCCGAGACCTGAAGCCGTCATGGATGGGATAAAGAAGATGATGGAGCTCATTGAAACAGGAAAAGCGGATGGATGGAAGCGCTACAAGGAAAACTACGAATACTACAAGAAGAACCAAGACGAGCTCTTTGGCGAGGGCTGGAGAGAAAAAACCGCAAGAAGATGGATTCCATGGTTAATGGATAAAAGGAAAGAAATCGGGGGAGGAGAAGAATGA
- a CDS encoding NADH-quinone oxidoreductase subunit C, which yields MSLEKEQKIVDTILQKAPYAEGKVRRERRIEFHIPPDRIRDFLVLLKENNFESMMQITAVDWLKDGEIELIYQMWSYTHGVHAFVKTRIPRDVDKAKVASVRDIYPVAETYERDVHEFYKVTFEGNDKLEMPWILEDEDREAGVSHRKDFDMLGYVKRKYKLLDRFEEDKENYVI from the coding sequence ATGAGCCTCGAAAAAGAGCAAAAAATTGTAGATACAATCCTTCAAAAGGCACCATACGCGGAGGGAAAGGTTAGAAGGGAGAGAAGAATAGAGTTTCACATTCCTCCTGATAGAATACGGGATTTTCTGGTCTTACTCAAGGAAAACAACTTTGAATCAATGATGCAGATAACGGCAGTTGACTGGTTAAAAGATGGCGAGATAGAGCTCATTTACCAGATGTGGAGCTACACTCACGGTGTCCATGCGTTTGTAAAGACGAGAATCCCGAGGGACGTTGATAAAGCCAAAGTGGCGAGCGTTAGGGACATTTATCCAGTTGCCGAAACCTATGAGCGAGATGTCCACGAGTTCTATAAAGTGACGTTTGAAGGCAACGATAAGCTTGAAATGCCGTGGATTCTTGAGGATGAGGATAGGGAAGCGGGTGTTTCTCACAGAAAAGACTTCGATATGCTTGGATACGTGAAGAGGAAGTACAAACTGCTTGATAGGTTTGAGGAAGATAAAGAAAACTATGTAATCTGA
- a CDS encoding NADH-quinone oxidoreductase subunit D, protein MVSQQELIREARENGMELLPLEKDTYELFFGPQHMATENYSLILKMDGHRVVKAIANPGFLHRGFEKLAEYRPWYTNIALLLRVCVPEPDVPEAVYSMAVDELMGWEVPERAQWIRTTVLEMARVSAYLFWTMGIAFKLGVYTAGQWAAAYRERFMALFEQLTGARVYHIYTIPGGVRRDIPGDKWLRQLKDTVEYLKDKLKDFDNILFENYIAHRRLEGIGVMDKKFALEEGVTGPNLRATGVKADVRKLDPYLLYPELDFEVPVLKEGDALARVLVRRFELEQDLYILEQLLEMGPPSGPYKVDHPGLKALPRFKVSAGDAYAHVESSKGDFGAYVVSDGGNKPYRLQLRGPSIAHGVRVIEQLLVGARIADVPVILVSLDNCPPDIDR, encoded by the coding sequence ATGGTTTCACAACAAGAGTTGATTAGGGAAGCGAGAGAGAATGGTATGGAGTTACTGCCTCTTGAGAAGGACACTTACGAGTTATTCTTTGGACCCCAACACATGGCTACCGAAAACTACAGCTTAATCCTCAAAATGGACGGTCATAGGGTCGTCAAGGCCATAGCAAACCCCGGCTTCCTCCACAGAGGTTTTGAAAAACTAGCCGAGTACAGGCCTTGGTACACAAACATAGCACTCCTCTTGAGAGTATGTGTTCCAGAGCCGGATGTACCGGAGGCAGTATACTCAATGGCCGTTGACGAGCTTATGGGCTGGGAAGTTCCAGAGAGAGCTCAATGGATCAGAACGACCGTTCTTGAAATGGCAAGGGTTAGTGCCTATTTATTCTGGACGATGGGAATTGCATTCAAGCTGGGAGTTTACACCGCTGGACAGTGGGCTGCTGCGTATAGAGAAAGGTTCATGGCACTCTTTGAGCAGCTTACTGGAGCGAGAGTTTACCACATCTACACGATCCCCGGAGGAGTTAGAAGGGACATACCCGGAGACAAGTGGTTAAGGCAGCTTAAAGACACTGTGGAGTACCTAAAAGACAAGCTTAAAGACTTCGACAACATCCTCTTCGAAAATTACATTGCCCACAGGAGGCTTGAGGGAATTGGAGTTATGGACAAGAAGTTTGCCTTGGAAGAAGGTGTAACAGGACCAAACCTCAGGGCAACTGGAGTTAAAGCAGATGTCAGAAAACTTGATCCGTACCTCCTTTATCCGGAGCTTGACTTTGAGGTACCAGTGCTTAAAGAGGGAGACGCATTGGCGAGAGTCCTCGTAAGAAGATTTGAGCTTGAGCAGGATCTCTACATTCTTGAGCAGCTCCTCGAAATGGGGCCGCCAAGTGGGCCCTACAAGGTTGACCATCCCGGCCTTAAAGCTCTTCCGAGGTTCAAAGTGTCGGCAGGAGATGCATACGCCCACGTAGAGTCAAGCAAGGGTGACTTTGGAGCTTACGTTGTAAGCGACGGAGGCAACAAGCCCTACAGGCTTCAGCTAAGAGGTCCAAGCATAGCCCATGGAGTTAGAGTGATAGAGCAGCTTTTAGTGGGAGCAAGGATAGCAGATGTGCCCGTGATCTTGGTGAGCCTTGATAACTGCCCACCGGATATAGACAGGTGA
- the nuoI gene encoding NADH-quinone oxidoreductase subunit NuoI: MESAKGIEFKVAPEEKVKKRPSFLKPWLGLKYLFKKPITIKIPYEQTQIAEKYRGFHTLDWKKCIGCNMCGQICPARAIEMTWIEGEKRAHPKIDYGRCTFCQFCVDVCPTGALGHVEHYILTTEWKEEELQLFDWVPLPEEKVRKFKDYRHPLAKIEYLEDGKVRYTLRDGEVVEFRILGYGLKPPTKPKAQEKKEPEEEKKAE, encoded by the coding sequence ATGGAGAGCGCAAAAGGGATTGAATTTAAAGTTGCCCCCGAAGAGAAGGTTAAAAAGAGACCTTCATTCCTTAAGCCCTGGCTTGGGCTCAAGTATCTCTTCAAAAAGCCTATTACCATTAAAATCCCCTATGAGCAAACCCAAATAGCAGAGAAGTATAGAGGATTCCACACGCTCGACTGGAAAAAGTGTATAGGCTGTAATATGTGCGGGCAAATATGTCCCGCAAGGGCTATAGAGATGACGTGGATTGAGGGAGAAAAAAGAGCACATCCAAAGATAGACTACGGAAGGTGCACATTCTGCCAGTTCTGTGTCGATGTATGTCCTACTGGAGCATTAGGCCATGTTGAGCACTACATATTAACCACAGAGTGGAAAGAGGAGGAGCTTCAGCTCTTTGACTGGGTTCCACTGCCAGAGGAAAAGGTAAGGAAGTTCAAGGACTACAGGCATCCTTTGGCAAAAATAGAGTACCTTGAAGACGGCAAAGTGAGATACACCCTGAGAGATGGTGAGGTAGTGGAGTTCAGGATTCTTGGCTATGGCCTTAAGCCACCGACAAAACCCAAAGCACAGGAGAAGAAAGAGCCTGAGGAAGAAAAGAAGGCTGAATAG
- a CDS encoding N-glycosylase/DNA lyase — protein MVEKVKVEALKTILKELGIECARIIEEKVDLQFSALENLHKNLNDDELFLKLVIANSIVSYQLSGKGENWWWEFSRYFSKNPPTGSIVRAYSDFLPASKNNKRLIQPKLNRLKKLEPFLNSLTIEDLRNYYHNMLKFRDHLAKAMNAKKDAKTIVFAVKMFGYAARIAFGEFLPYPMEIDIPRDFRIEKYTKRFTEGNPIAFWREVAKEVKIPPLHIDSILWPVLGGDKRVMERLKKHCEKYELVLEFVSL, from the coding sequence TTGGTGGAAAAAGTGAAAGTCGAAGCTCTCAAAACCATTCTCAAAGAACTCGGCATTGAATGCGCTAGGATTATTGAGGAGAAAGTTGATCTGCAGTTTTCAGCTTTGGAGAACCTCCACAAAAACCTTAATGACGATGAACTTTTCCTCAAGCTCGTGATAGCGAACTCAATTGTGAGCTATCAGCTTTCGGGGAAAGGGGAAAACTGGTGGTGGGAGTTTTCAAGGTATTTTTCAAAAAATCCTCCGACGGGGAGCATTGTAAGGGCTTATTCCGACTTCCTGCCAGCGTCAAAAAATAATAAGCGGTTAATCCAGCCGAAATTGAATCGTCTTAAAAAGCTGGAGCCTTTTCTGAATTCATTAACGATTGAAGATTTAAGAAATTACTACCATAACATGCTGAAGTTTAGGGATCATTTGGCTAAAGCCATGAACGCAAAGAAAGATGCAAAAACAATCGTTTTTGCCGTTAAAATGTTTGGCTATGCAGCTAGAATAGCTTTTGGGGAGTTCCTTCCCTACCCGATGGAGATTGACATTCCGAGAGACTTTAGAATTGAAAAGTACACGAAAAGGTTCACAGAGGGAAATCCTATAGCCTTCTGGAGGGAAGTTGCAAAGGAAGTTAAAATCCCTCCGTTGCATATAGATTCGATTCTCTGGCCAGTTCTTGGGGGAGATAAGAGAGTCATGGAGAGGTTGAAAAAACACTGCGAAAAGTACGAACTGGTTTTGGAGTTTGTATCCCTTTAA
- a CDS encoding peroxiredoxin produces MVAIGEKFPEVEVKTTHGVIKLPDYFAEKGKWFLLFSHPADFTPVCTTEFYAMQKRVDKFRELGVEPIGLSVDQVFSHIKWMEWIKENLSEEITFPVIADDRGELAEKLGMIPSGATTTARAVFVVDDKGVIRAIVYYPAEVGRDWDEILRLVKALKISTEKGVALPHKWPNNELIDDKVIVPPASTVDRVKEREEAKAKGEIECYDWWFCYKKLE; encoded by the coding sequence ATGGTAGCTATTGGAGAAAAGTTCCCAGAGGTTGAGGTTAAGACTACCCACGGAGTAATAAAGCTCCCAGACTACTTCGCTGAGAAGGGCAAGTGGTTCCTTCTTTTCAGCCACCCAGCGGACTTTACTCCGGTTTGTACAACTGAGTTCTACGCTATGCAGAAGAGGGTAGATAAGTTCAGAGAACTTGGTGTTGAGCCTATAGGGTTGAGTGTTGACCAGGTGTTCAGCCACATTAAATGGATGGAGTGGATAAAGGAAAACTTAAGCGAAGAGATAACCTTCCCAGTCATAGCAGATGACCGCGGTGAGCTTGCTGAGAAGCTCGGCATGATTCCAAGCGGTGCAACAACCACAGCAAGGGCTGTGTTTGTAGTTGATGATAAGGGCGTAATAAGGGCGATAGTTTATTATCCTGCCGAAGTTGGCAGAGACTGGGACGAGATACTCCGCCTTGTGAAAGCCCTCAAGATTAGCACCGAGAAAGGCGTGGCTTTGCCACACAAGTGGCCTAACAACGAGCTCATTGATGACAAGGTTATTGTTCCACCTGCAAGCACCGTTGACCGAGTTAAGGAGCGCGAAGAAGCAAAAGCGAAGGGCGAAATTGAGTGCTACGACTGGTGGTTCTGTTACAAGAAGCTCGAGTGA
- a CDS encoding FprA family A-type flavoprotein: MPKVWIEKLLDEPELYLLRIDDDQVKYFEATWDIPEGITYNAYLMKSDNVVVLFDAWKKDYADKFLEALSSIVDPKDITHIIVHHTEPDHSGALPKVLEANGYKAKIIGTAFAKRLLESLHGIKENVRAVKDGEELKIGNRTLKFIALPWLHWPDTMITYLVEDKIIFSCDAWGGYSIPERVDDSDEGVVERYLPHVTKYIVTVIGHYRKYLLENAEKIKNLGIVDDVKMILPGHGLIWHKNPQKILQHYANVGLGASKKGKILVIYDSMYGFVERSVEIAVDELKKLGFEPVVYRFTDKEALAVSDILGDVPDSEALIIGASTYEANVHPRIRHTLYELLDKANYEKPVLVLGTFGWAGVAGREIEALLKKSKFDHVGTIEVKGRTTDEDEAKIREEVRELAKRLGR; this comes from the coding sequence ATGCCAAAGGTTTGGATTGAAAAACTTCTTGACGAGCCCGAGCTCTATCTTTTGAGAATTGACGACGATCAGGTGAAGTACTTCGAGGCCACTTGGGACATACCGGAAGGGATAACATACAACGCCTATCTCATGAAGTCGGACAATGTCGTTGTTCTTTTCGATGCATGGAAGAAAGACTACGCCGATAAGTTCCTTGAAGCTCTATCCAGCATAGTTGACCCAAAAGATATAACTCACATAATTGTCCACCACACGGAACCAGATCACAGCGGAGCTCTGCCAAAAGTTCTCGAAGCGAATGGATATAAGGCCAAGATTATTGGTACTGCTTTTGCAAAGAGGCTTTTGGAGTCTCTTCACGGCATCAAAGAGAACGTTCGTGCGGTAAAAGATGGAGAGGAGCTGAAGATAGGGAACAGGACGCTGAAGTTTATTGCACTTCCGTGGCTTCACTGGCCGGATACGATGATAACCTATTTGGTCGAGGATAAGATAATCTTTTCATGTGATGCTTGGGGTGGGTACTCAATTCCAGAGAGAGTAGATGACAGTGATGAAGGCGTTGTTGAAAGATATTTGCCCCATGTTACCAAGTATATAGTGACTGTTATCGGCCATTATCGCAAATACTTGCTGGAGAATGCCGAAAAGATAAAGAATCTCGGCATAGTTGATGATGTTAAGATGATTCTTCCCGGACATGGCCTGATATGGCACAAAAATCCCCAAAAGATTTTGCAGCACTATGCAAACGTTGGATTAGGGGCTTCAAAGAAAGGCAAGATTTTGGTAATCTATGACTCGATGTACGGTTTTGTCGAAAGAAGCGTCGAAATAGCGGTTGATGAACTGAAAAAGCTGGGCTTCGAGCCGGTAGTTTATAGGTTTACTGACAAAGAAGCTCTAGCAGTGAGCGATATCCTCGGAGATGTTCCAGATAGTGAAGCGCTCATTATAGGGGCTTCAACCTATGAAGCAAACGTCCACCCGCGCATAAGACACACTCTTTATGAGCTCCTCGACAAGGCCAACTATGAGAAGCCAGTGCTTGTCTTGGGAACATTTGGATGGGCAGGAGTGGCTGGAAGAGAAATAGAAGCCCTCCTCAAGAAATCGAAGTTTGATCATGTGGGTACCATAGAGGTAAAGGGCAGAACTACGGATGAAGATGAAGCAAAAATTAGGGAAGAAGTCAGAGAACTTGCGAAAAGACTCGGAAGGTGA